A genomic region of Syntrophobacterales bacterium contains the following coding sequences:
- the rplM gene encoding 50S ribosomal protein L13, whose protein sequence is MKTYFPTEEDIAKKDWYVVNADGATLGRLAAKVASILRGKNKPTYTPHSDMGDFIVVVNAEKVKLTGHKLDQKTYEKYSGYPGGLRVQNARTMLAKKPEDVIMLAVRGMLPKNILGRKLLSKLKVYRGNEHPHKAQQPKVLE, encoded by the coding sequence ATGAAGACATATTTTCCAACAGAAGAAGATATCGCAAAAAAGGACTGGTATGTAGTGAACGCGGACGGCGCAACACTGGGACGGCTCGCCGCCAAGGTGGCCTCTATACTAAGAGGGAAAAACAAACCCACCTATACTCCCCACTCCGATATGGGAGATTTTATTGTAGTTGTCAATGCAGAGAAGGTAAAACTTACGGGTCACAAACTTGATCAGAAGACCTATGAGAAATACAGCGGATATCCCGGAGGATTGAGGGTCCAGAACGCACGGACCATGCTTGCCAAGAAACCGGAAGACGTGATCATGCTTGCCGTGAGAGGGATGCTTCCAAAGAACATCCTGGGGCGGAAACTTCTCAGCAAACTGAAAGTATATAGAGGAAATGAACATCCGCACAAGGCTCAGCAACCGAAAGTATTAGAGTAA